The following is a genomic window from Dermacentor variabilis isolate Ectoservices chromosome 11, ASM5094787v1, whole genome shotgun sequence.
TCAAGCCTGTTCTTCGTGTTAAGAGTAGTTTGGTACTGTTAAAAGGATAATTGGGTAATTTACTAAGGCAGTTCAACTTATTTCCTTCTTTCGTGTTCCTTTAAACCCTTGAATTCTACCCCTCTTTTTTTCTCAAGAACTGTTGCAGAAAGCTCCGTAGAAAGCCCCTAGAAAGCACCAGAATGTTGTTTTTATCTTCTTTGCTTGGCCGTGACTCTGAAACAGGTCCGAACAAGGGAAGATGCCCGCCGTGAGAAGCATGACAGCCCAGAAAAGCGGGAGGCCAAGTCATCGTCGGTGCCTCCGCCGCCGCAACGCAAGTGTGAGAGTGTCGAGAGTGCCGAGACGGACTCCGCGAAGGagccagcggcggcggcggcggcagctgcaACAACGCCAACCCCAGTGGAGAAGTCGCGAGCCTCCAAGTCCAAAGACACGGAGACCACTCCAGCGACCACACCGAAGCGGCAGGTATGGGCTTTTGCAGTAGTGAGACGGCCATTTGCTCTTTGCCCCTGTTTCACTTGTGCGTTTTGTTCTGTCGGACTGCTGATTATTCGAACATTTCGAATTATGTGAACATTCGAATTaagtgaggaaaaaaagagcAACTGGTAGGGCACATTAGACTGGCATCTGTGGATTCAAAAATAGTTTGTGTGCCTTCGTGCTGTAATGCAGCTGTAATTGGTGTCCAAATACCAATTGGGAGGCTTCCTGTAACAGCGGGCCATACTGTACATCGTGCCCAGTGGTCGGTATTGTATTGTCCTGGTGATATTGTGCCGTTGTTGTACCTCACAAAATTCATATTACTATTTGTAGGGGGAAAAAGAGCAATTAAATGCAGGATTGTGTGCATCTGCGCCGGATTGCATGTGATCGTTGTGTAAAGCACCTATTCTGTGACTCTGTAGCTTTAACACGCAGACGCAGTGGGGTTattatctttattattattattattgttatgagGTAATAGTTCTGTAGAAACCCatagagagaagtaattaataaagataAGCGTGCGATTACAGGTAACGATAACAagtattttccctttattaattacttctctccaccttgcgagtttccgcagaactgttacTTCAAACTTCGAACTGTTAATTCAGAACTGTTACTTCagcctttgctttgagttgtcgataaattcaactttgccctgccatctgctagccgcctggttagctcagatggtagagcggctatcCCGGTAAGGCGGTGTCCCCAGGTCCgattcccggaccaggacgattttttttccttcaactgcaaggctttttctttcgaggaacccgtatgggtttcctttgtagtgatttgctacgtttgggtggatgtctcatttccctttattattattattattattattattattgttgttgttgttgttgttgttgttgttgttgttattgttattatttattaTGTTTGAATTGTGTCAATCGTAGTGCCTCTATTTTTCAGCccaaaaagaacaagacagaagAGCCAGCTGACAAGGAGAAGGTTGAAGACAAGTACGTAGCTTTGAATTTTAATGGGGTTGACACGAGTTGACATGCATGCGTATGATTGGGTAAATACTGTGTTTACTTTAATCtaacgtgcactttttttttttttttctgataaaatgggtctaaaaattgcgtgtgcgttagaatcgagtacgactctaaatctgcattaccatatcgccatcggcctTCCAAAATGGCTGCCTCGTACGCGTTTCGAGCCTAGCCGCCGTAGCTTTCTCCGTGTGCTTTAGTACGTTTGCTTAAGCAATGCTTCCTCCGGcttaccgtaaaaaccggaatataggtcaaACTTTTTTCAAAATACCAtcgcgaaaagtcgaccctcgtcttatataccggacattggtggaaaaactacggaagtcttgcaacaatgggtggatgaagtaaacagccgccatcagcagcagcgcggcgtggtGACATTGTGGCACCGGCATTTTGCGTTTCCATTGTCGCAAATttatattggttaaaggctgcGTTTTCACATTTTCTTTCAAAGTGAGCGGAAGCCGACGTCAattcaccgtcgccttcaagaaaaaggcagTTGAGTTATGCGGAAGCCCACGGATACCTGGCAGCACAGCGCGAACTTGGAGTATCCGAAAATAGCATTCGGTAGTGGCGGAGGCAAAAGCAACGTATTACAACTTGCAGCAACCCAAAAAAAACGTCATTTCGTGGGCGGGTCGCAGAACTGGAAGGCAAGGTTGCGGAATCCGTCCGGGAGCTGCGTGTAAGGtcgctgcctgtgactgccgaatgcatccgtttgaaagcggtagagatcACGCACACCTAtggactgggcagcgagaagcactcaTCATCCGACAATAGTTCGGACGACTCTGATCAAAGGCGttgctctgattcggagtagcgcttgcacacttcatgcccttctgtgtacccggccaatttttaacagtatcgcgcgaccattGGCCCGTGtttttgtcagcaccttatcatcacggcACGGAGCGGCGAAATAGTGAAAGTAAGGGCATCTGTACGCAGGCGCGTATCTCGCTTGTTTCGCCGTTCAGcgccgttaataaggtgctgacaaacatgCGGGTtgatggtcgcgcgatactgtaAAAAACTTGGCCAGGTCCACATGCgggcagcatttaaataaatactgtcaccattgtgcaacccgctgagtcgcatttgtttcgAGGAAGGGTATCATGTCTTTCGGTACTTTTTTCATTGAAAAAgatcttttttcatttttagaattctTTAGTTAGAGGCATCGACTTATATTCCGGTtcgacctatagtccggtttttacggtagttTAGTGCATCGTCTAccttcccgttttttttttgcatttgctctatcagcacggaagtgccgactgcaaggacatgccgagttcatcatgACGCCGCAATTAGAAGGAAAGCGATCACATGTGCAGAGACGGGATGGAAGTTGGGCCACACCACGGGCGTTTTGAGTTGCCGAAACTTGCGcgtgggactggcgcaaacaggagaggtgtAGTATGCTGTAGATACTACACCCACGGCTGCTACctacggcgcggccgcgcggcacTTATCTAGAAAGCGATCTGTGACGGAGTCAAGAGCATCTACgtgcaccgcgctgtgttctcgtcacttAGTTCACGTCGAAGCGAGACACTGCACAGAGATGaattccctcgctcctgctactGCACTCCCTCGCTCCAGCGTTTAAACAGTTTCCAAGGTCACTgagcgagacgtgttcatgtttgcttgtgcatgcgtgacaccatgcttgttgatttagttagtaaacgaatgtttaaaagtttatacggccggtaaaactactTTCCCAccttttcgtatagctgtttactaattggctatcgaaatcgatgctttgccttttgggcgaaactgcgacttctttttatttatcccaactttagtgcattgggagtgaGTGTGAGTGGGAGTGAGTAACTAAGCACGGGCAAGTACTAAAGAGTAGATTTGAACTCTAATCTAGATGAAAAATATGCCAAGTGTCACATCGAATGCAGTCAGATATCATGAACACAGATGTAACaaattatcagatataacaaagtaaaaaaTTTGGTTGTCGTGCTTCATTTCAATGCTGTCATCACGAAGCTGTCCTGTTTGCCGGCATTGTCAGTATTGAAATGAAACATAATATGGCTGCCCTTCACTTTCGTATCTAGCCACATAGTAGCAGGTGTTGGAATGCACCCTCAAGGCTGTCTGGCTGCTGGGCCGTCTTCTGGTTGCAGGACAAACAGCAGTTCAGCGGCTCCCGTTGAGCCAGAAACAAAGCCGGAGCCGCTTCCCCGGCCAGAGAGTGGGGAGCCCTCGCGCAGGTGCTCCCTGGACATGAGCATCGACGTGGGCGACCGGGTCAAGGTCAAGTACGGGCGCGGCCGGCAGCTCAAGATCTACGAGGCGAAGGTGCTGCGCATTGAGGAGGAGTGCAGCGAGAAGAAGTACTACGTCCACTACACGGGCTGGAACATGAGGCAAGGGTCGACAGCCTTTTCTCGAAGCCCTCCAGTTTTTCGGTGGGGTTGGAACAGTGGCGCGTTTGGATTCCTGGTTAtggtacagttaaaccttgatttgACGCAGTCAGTAGCACCCGAGAATTATGGGATTAAAAAAATCGAGGGAAtttcattaaagggaagctgaaagcttttccagaaaaaaatgaacgAAGAGCAGTACACCGTGGTTTTCAACCccctgaattcgaatatcgcatcgaaattgagtgaaagaaagcgcaaacatattttatttcgacgaaaagtgcagcagcagacacgcccagctcgcacgcctcgtttccgcctgtgattggtcgggtgcCTCGCGACGTCAAccatggtgttcgtccggaccgactgctgccgctacacatgaagcacggtgcaaagtagtttggtggtgttttgctgagacggtcatggaaattttcgagagcttgcgtttctctgaagAGTTCGgtgttaagtccaaactctacgagagcgattttgcgcgcgacggtgacgggcgacggcttcgagcgacaaaacgggccgtcgcttgaacaaatcgctcggtgttgtcgctcgatcgctcgtttctagaaatctagaactcgtcgctcgtcgcccggaaatgctatgagcgactagccaattgtgcgaagccgaaactggatgtacataactcaaatactactgtttgtcgcacggaacgagcaaactattgaattttacacatgcaagaataagaacctagtgcaagaccttcagaaatattttgtgctccttcttcagtaaaatacatcaatttaagttgataaagcatgcgtcacgctagtttcggcgtgtatattgctgccctcataccgggaagtcgtcacTCAAaaccgtcgctcgcgtggagtttggcttgcagacgacgagtgaacgcgacagccatcgcctcgcttgtagcgctgccgctgtcgcatgcaagatcacttgtaaggggtttatacttgtacatactacacgtacgtacatacttgtacatactacctatacgagccgattgcgaagagctggcctctccaagaagcaaaaaatgctggtgcaagcactgctttccacgcgaacgaaggcgaagtgttagcatctccttgtgttagaaatgttctttggcgagtatgttttttgctaagctgcattcagcgttccagtgagtacgtttccgggcaaagaactgtagtgttatgttcctgcatgcctcctcgtagaatgtaagcggtgatgcgatcttcagcatttgtgcactgccccaaagctgtcggcaatctacacagacggtttaaacgcgggaaaagtttgccggctgttgtagcacgtgtagtatagaaccttcatcagcgcgccatccgcacgctactcgtaaccggcgaaatCCTTCGggtacgtgagatggtcggtttcttatgtgtgcgagagaagggggagcgcagcgtcttggcgtgagcaggcttttcaacacatgcaaactttatgCTTGCActacgttatggtagctgcatgcaggctgtttcacaaagcacgtgcgaatagaaaattcgcggtgcttggcgatgaaacctgcgtcaagggtgggtgATAAACATGCatcttccgttcagcgtgctaacttttttttttttttaaggagaacccaaagcacgcattattgataaactccggtagtaatcgtcacggaagtggttagagcacaacactgttgtgcttgagcgcttgaagttgtttcgcttcacagcagcctcccagttagctgaaagcttctttcttgtcttgcaggaattaatggaacatcgtcgcggccgctggtgttcgtgcaagcgtaggctgcacagaacgccggcatgattggcctacaagttcaattgatgctacGCACGTCAACTGCCACTCCtgtatacacacaaataaaggaatgtagggtcgagcgaagcagattaagacggcacgcacgcagaaataagcccggtcagtcACGgttgcggagactgcgaaggagcggaacaccagtgttgacgtcactaagccacggtttccggtctccgctcgcatcgtcagcagcagcacgcggcgctcgacggggggcggagctacagcgcaattttaaccgacgattgcgttgctcctaagtgaaaaatcccctccaaaattttaccttcaggTTTATAAGCTTCCCGCATccatatatgagcgtcttattgaattacagactcttcagcttccctttaaattgGGAAAGCGTAACACACCCTTGCAAGTTGCATGTTTTATTCACGAGCAAGACATACATAATATTGTGCCTACATCAGCACTTATCGTAGACAGAGAGCACATTGAATGCTTATTTTGTGCCAGTGTGGGAGCAGTAGACCTGCTTAGAGGTTAAAGGTGTCTTTGTTACCCAAACCGAAAACGAGAATACTCATGTGTGCCACAATTCTTACCCATTTCAGGTACGACGAGTGGGTGAGAAAAAATCGCATTGTGGAGAACGTCACGGATAAAACATCGAGAAGGAAACGCCTGCAGAAGGTGAGCCTGGACTCTCGATcgtcacagttttttttttttttttacttcatagGTTTTATTGTGTTGATGTTTGTTACCGGTGTATAATCGAATAAGACATCTTTGTGGGCtgtttgatgtgttcttgtgaaCACAGTTAATTGCTCAATCAAGCACACTGTCTCCTGCGTGCACAGGCAGGCTGCAAGTTACGCTGGATTATATGTCCTGTTGCGAAGCACTCGCTAAACTCGCTTGGCTGATCTCACTTGTCCTGTCCATGTCTAGTTGCACACTGTGTGTTTGTCTATGCATTTGATTCTTTGACAGTGGCTGAAATGTTACGCAGCTTTATGTAAAGGAGGTCGGGCACCCATTTTCTTAAGCCCCACCCCCCCCCCATGCTTCTATTTTTATTCCACTTTTAAAATGTCTGTATAAAGGCACCGCACTTGACACACTGTGGAAGTGTGTGGTGGTCAGGCAGACCCATACACGCACTGGTCACTCTGGATGTATAAATGCATttcaaggggccctgaaccacccctcgggcttggggAAAAAACACAGTCTGCGGATAGCATGCTCTGCTGTGAACATCGCAGCCAAATTTCGCTGTCGTGGGTGGTGCGTGGATCTCGCAAGCGGAGCTCGAAGTCAGCTTTTTTGAACAGGAGGCTGCTCCTcctttctggatgctttatttcgcaatataccgtatttactcgcataatggtcGCACTCGCGtagtgatcgcacccctgaattttgtcgtcgaaattcgattttttttcctttcccctgtaatgatcgcaccccgaacttgccacagtgatatgtcgtgtgccaagccTAGCTAATAATGGTCGCGCTTACCATTTGTCGAATGTTACGTggacgactcttcaagacaaaccaagcggtctgcatgcgccgaacattcttaagcagatgccccatttcattcttttcatcacTTGCCGCACGTCCACgaaagaaagctacaaccaaacttgccttggctttattatttgtaggctttataacggttgtggtcaaaaacaacaaaaaaggcgcttttcgattcttctcgtctgcactcgtgggcacgcaacaaattgcgagcggcaacgatagtagccacatttacactgatatgttagaagtgtaccctattcatacgacgacacttgtaacacagctaagatattcactcTCCCATAGCGGAAGCGTGCCGCATtaagatagtagtgaagacaaatgccgcagtttccgcagcatgcccgccatgggtttctgtcactggcagctaagcacgcccatctctgtttctatCCCCTCAAGGTggtcatggctacgttattgtcacAGACTTGCCGAtagtaacgatattattcattagtgatacggaagaaactgtttcaatgcgcgtaatgtgcTCATGAGagcaaaaaaaatcacgttcggcgcattcggcttgctccgccggctgccatttttgttttggtgtcccgcctatttgttgacccgttgtcatcccgcagcaaatgcgggatgaaaaaaaaatgttttcttttcgcgggaaatttagcccacgtaatgatcgcacccctgaatttgcataaattttttgacaaagaagtgcgatcattatatgcgagtaaatacggtagcagATTCCCCATATGTGGCTGCTATTTGTGAACAGCTGACAtcagtcaagaagggtgtttgcatcagtgcacttcttcctactgctACCATGTGTATATTTATTGGCGCAGtctaataaacaggctgaagtaagcaagaATCTGCTTTCAAATCTCAATTAATTGcgtacttccagaagaagccaACTGCTGTCTGCGTAGGAATTAAAATTTGGCCACCCTTCTTACCGGTGCCGTAGCCATTGTGTCTCGCTGATTtcaactagttttgaacactgaactagcctcgaaccacacgAAAGACAAGGTCAGGCCGCATGCACACTTGCCAGTGCGTGCTCTCGCTGCTGGTTAGACGCCATGGCAGACTTCGCTTCCCGTTCCAAATTGGCAAGTcagatgtggctactatccatcgGTCAAGCTGATGCAGGGCGAACACGATTTGCACCACGTGGCACGGCGagactggagcacatgagcgCGATTGCGCATTGAAGCCCTGTCGTTCGCAAACACTGCGTAAGCACTCTACAGGTTCGTGAAGCTGCCATCTGCTACGTAGCATAGATGCCGAGGATGCCAcagggtgccgcgacgagtctgCTGGCTGAGGGCACTGCCGAGGACAACTGCATTGGCGCGACGTAGGTGCCAAAATCTGAAGCAGTGGCGTCTATGTGAACATCCAGAATGAAattttgaactgcgtgccacggtgacgttcagtggGCGGAGCATTGTGCGCACGCTCGCTGAGTCGTAGCCTTCACGGTGCAAAGCGTCTAAAGAAGGAGTGGAAGCACCGCGAATGGGGATCATATGTGACCTTTGATTGCTGGTAACACCGCTTCTGTGGAACATGTCGGAAGAatttttttgcggcaaagtgcttgtgaaatagtctaatttaacttcaaatgcatttctcgacttagATAAAAAGtacttcagggcccctttaactgaGTCATGCTGGTGAACATGTCGTAGGTTCCAGGTGCAACCATCACTAATATTGTGTTGCTGTCACTTGAAATTATGATACCCAAGCAAATGACCCGCTTGGATCCTGCGACAGCTTACCCTATACACAACATTGGTGTTGTAATGTTAGAGTAATATGTGATCCCGTTTGAAGTTTGTCTGGGTTTGAATGCACTATTGTGACCTTCAGTATATGCACCCTATAATGTGGGATTTTCTATTGCTTTCAGGAGAAGCAGCAGGCAGACGCTTCGGTAAGTTCATCTCGCATTGTTTGTGTTACATCAATCTTTAAGCCTGACCGCCCGCCCGCTCTGCGAAATGTTCCCGTTTTATGAAATTGGCTTTGAAGTGCGAGCAGGAGTTTGGCTTTTGCTTTAGGTGTAGGTGTTTTACagatgagaacttgttattgggATTGTTGCTGATTCTGGCATCTATTGAAGTTGGTTGAAACCAACAAACTTTTGCGTAAGCCACTAATGCATGCGGTATTGAAACTTACACTTGGTAAATGTGCATCGCAATTTCTTGTGAATTCGCATCTGAAGCAGTTTAAAAGTGTACTTATGAATGATCTGCCACACTGCGcctggaagagaaaaaaagaatactgatACTCAGCTACCTCGTACTTTATGTGCTTCTTTCTTTACTTCCAGTCACAGCAGAAGGCGCAGTCCGGCCCTAACGGCAACCAACAATCGCCAGCTCAAACCACACCGAACAATGCCCCCGGCTCATCTGAGTCTCCGTCTACTGGCAAGAAAACGGTGCGCAGAGGTCGTCCACCCAGTGTCTCGTCCAACCGTAGCAGGGCCTTGTCCGCGACTCCACCCCCTGGGAAGCCCTCACCAAACGCTGTGTCCACGCGGGCCTCGCGGTCAGAGCGAGTCCTGGCCTCCGATCAGCTGTCCACCAGCGGCTCGGAACCGCTGCGTCGGAGCCGGCGGAAGTCGGGAACGCACTCACCACCTGGTCCGGATGATGACGACGAAGGCTCgggcgacgatgacgacgatgtcTCTCTGAAGAGCCACATCTCGATCAAAATTGAACCAGGTGAACCGTCGGAGGAGACGGAAAAGACTATGTCAGCGATGGCCACCGACTCCAGCGAAGATGCTCCGTTGCCAAGCCCAGAGCCGAAGCCGGACATCTTGGATCATGAGATTGTGATGAAGGAGGAGCCTCCAGAGGAAGTGGAGGAGAAGATGGAGTGTGACGACGAGGACACGGACATCGACGAGGGCTCGGCCACAAGTCTGGCTGCATTCGTCGCAGCTGCACGAGCTCAGAGCAAAGAGGACGCGCAAGAGAATGCTGCCGTAGAAGGGGGCGACGAGGAGAGTGAAGGTGAGATGACGATGCACATCGGCGAGGAAGCCGCAAAAGTGGCGGAGGTCGAGGAAGTTCTCGACACCGCAGTCGCCGATGAAGAGGACAGCTTGCTGGAAGAAGGAAGCCTGGTGATCTTTGAGGACGAGAAAGCGGAAGACGTTGCTGACGATGAGGAACAGCCACCCACTGAGCCCGAAGTGGTGGCCGCTGCGGCTGTTTCTTTGAAACAAGAGAACGAATGCACCACTGCTGAAGAGAAAAGTGAAGTTGCCGAGGAGGAGTCGAAGGAAATCGAGCATCCTGAGGTCATTCCCCCGATCGAGACAAGTAGGCCTCCTACCATCACTGCGACACGCGTGATCACCATTTTCCCACCAGCACCAGAGCCAGAGGCAGTGAAGCACATTGATTGGCTGAAACGCGAAGAGTTGTCAAACAAGGAGGACGTTCGTGAAGAGAAGGATGAAGAGGGGGAGGAGGCTGAGGACAAACCGGAGGTCGAAATTCCACCCTCACCGCCGGCCATCGAGAACGAGGACAacattgaggaggaggaggagctcgCGGCGGAAAGCATCAGTGACGTGCTTCTTCTACCCCCTTCGCTAGTTGCCAAGGAGGGTCCAGAGAGGGACGCCCTGCTCGCGCCGGAGCACTCGCTTCCTGCCTCAGAGTTTGATGTCTGCAAGGACGAGGATGAGGAAGATGCAGAGCTGCCcaaggaagaagaggaggaggatgaTGACAACGCCGAGCCGATTAGCCCTGTGGGGAGTGCTGACAGGGAGCCGCCGGCGAGTGTTGTTGACCGCATCGAATTTGTCAAGGAAGAGTCAGAGTCTGCGTCCACACAAGACTTCTACAAAGTGGCCCTCTCGCTCAGCGACGACGGCAGCAACTCCAACGTCCTCCATATCGAAGAGGAAGGCATAAAGGGCATTGGAGAGCCTGTGGAATTCCCGCCAGTGTGTGGCGAGACGGTCGTGTCGGCTGCAGAGGTTGAGGTGGGCCCCGCCGAAGGCAGCGAACCCTCAGCGAAGCGGACGGTTAAACGGAAGAAGTTTAAGGGGACAAAGACCAAATTCGGAGCTGAGGTGAAGCTCAAAGGTCGTAAGAAGATGAAAGGTCAGTTGCTGCCGGATGGCACAACGGCCAAGGCTCCCCGCTTGAAAAAGTGCCGAAAGGTCGGTGATGGGGAGCAGCGAGTGGTGAAGAAGCGGAAAAAATTGAAGAATGCGGATGGCAGCGAGGAACCGACTGATTCAGGCATGAAGAAGGCGAAGCGCAAGATCCGTAAGGCCAGCAAAGACCATCCAGAAGCCAGCAAGAAGGGCAAGCGAAAGAAGCTGATGAGCGGCGCTTCGTACGAAGATTCTGATGACACGGGAGACGTTGAGAGGACATTTGCGGGCAAGATAAAACGTGAGAAGCGCAAGGCCGTTCCGCGCCCCTCGCCACCGTTCCACCACGACTACCTATCAACTCTGGCCGAGGTGTGCGGTCAGGAAGTGGAGATGAAGGCGACAGCAGCGGCGGCGACAGAGTCTCAGGCTGAGTCAGCCGACTCTCTCttcttgctgtgcgaagagaaggTTCCGGCAAGTCCCACACGCGAAGGTGACGATGAAGCGTCGCAGCAACCTCAGCATCATCATGCTCACggtcaccatcaccatcatcatcaccaccaccatcaccatcaccaGCATCATCAGCACATGCATCACCCACATTCCTCACATCATCAACCACCGCAGCAACAGGCACAGCAACAGCCGCAgctgcaacaacagcagcagcagcaaggccCTTCAAAAATGGACATCTTCACATCTGTTGCCGAGGCAGCCCTGGCAGGACCGTCAAGCGGAGATCCATCGGCGGCCGTTCTGGACAATACGCCCCCAACAACTCCAGATGACAGCGGCGGCGCTGAGAACGACTCGCCTTCTTCATCACTTGCGGGTTCACCACGACGAGATGGTGACAACTTTCATGGCATCGACGGCGAGAGCACCATGTCAGCAGACTCGGAGAACAGCCAGGGTTCCGCAGACGGAGC
Proteins encoded in this region:
- the LOC142564521 gene encoding uncharacterized protein LOC142564521 isoform X1, with amino-acid sequence MASSDEPLYLTVGTDVSAKYRGAFCEAKIKKVNRMVKCRVTFKNNLGTHVIPDDHIKGNTLRVGAHVEAKHPDRNQYFEAVIGKLLDYSQYTVVFDDGDETTLRRTSLCLKSGRHFAESETLDQLPLTNPEHFGTPVMGSKLKRKRRSMLSIATMEEDSSDEESAPTPPPAPTPPRRATPTSGSRGSSASAGGGSRATTPSSEWRIGRVAILETGDKRKRDSWAPVLVVNPTGATGHGISIPLPRDDVVIRSFRDAKFLQVNKRDLREFSRDDAPSRAETNPLRLAVERALTFLDRGELPTGWQGSALLLSSGSAAPSTPPTPSRATAGSASPAPAANDAGSGSNSASTADDDGHDSQSDVSDDEPSEEKDRFVAQLYKFMDERGTPINKGPAMAGRDLNLYRLFRVVSKLGGCNRVTNHNQWKTVYTRLGLPSPANQSNAHLLRGAYKKYLQSFEDFYRKLGCTMVSNPRSGRVRHRSDRIMTRNQDRGLALFARKDKEQKKKEEKAKEEDKDKDKDKEKDKDKDDDKKAKDKSAAAAAATPPVVVKEEPPPEKPRPSRTSRVKQDEESSSGGNGTASAPSPASAAKPTAAAAAAAAAVAAAAAAAAAVAAVAAATVSQDDTKVRTREDARREKHDSPEKREAKSSSVPPPPQRKCESVESAETDSAKEPAAAAAAAATTPTPVEKSRASKSKDTETTPATTPKRQPKKNKTEEPADKEKVEDKTNSSSAAPVEPETKPEPLPRPESGEPSRRCSLDMSIDVGDRVKVKYGRGRQLKIYEAKVLRIEEECSEKKYYVHYTGWNMRYDEWVRKNRIVENVTDKTSRRKRLQKEKQQADASSQQKAQSGPNGNQQSPAQTTPNNAPGSSESPSTGKKTVRRGRPPSVSSNRSRALSATPPPGKPSPNAVSTRASRSERVLASDQLSTSGSEPLRRSRRKSGTHSPPGPDDDDEGSGDDDDDVSLKSHISIKIEPGEPSEETEKTMSAMATDSSEDAPLPSPEPKPDILDHEIVMKEEPPEEVEEKMECDDEDTDIDEGSATSLAAFVAAARAQSKEDAQENAAVEGGDEESEGEMTMHIGEEAAKVAEVEEVLDTAVADEEDSLLEEGSLVIFEDEKAEDVADDEEQPPTEPEVVAAAAVSLKQENECTTAEEKSEVAEEESKEIEHPEVIPPIETSRPPTITATRVITIFPPAPEPEAVKHIDWLKREELSNKEDVREEKDEEGEEAEDKPEVEIPPSPPAIENEDNIEEEEELAAESISDVLLLPPSLVAKEGPERDALLAPEHSLPASEFDVCKDEDEEDAELPKEEEEEDDDNAEPISPVGSADREPPASVVDRIEFVKEESESASTQDFYKVALSLSDDGSNSNVLHIEEEGIKGIGEPVEFPPVCGETVVSAAEVEVGPAEGSEPSAKRTVKRKKFKGTKTKFGAEVKLKGRKKMKGQLLPDGTTAKAPRLKKCRKVGDGEQRVVKKRKKLKNADGSEEPTDSGMKKAKRKIRKASKDHPEASKKGKRKKLMSGASYEDSDDTGDVERTFAGKIKREKRKAVPRPSPPFHHDYLSTLAEVCGQEVEMKATAAAATESQAESADSLFLLCEEKVPASPTREGDDEASQQPQHHHAHGHHHHHHHHHHHHHQHHQHMHHPHSSHHQPPQQQAQQQPQLQQQQQQQGPSKMDIFTSVAEAALAGPSSGDPSAAVLDNTPPTTPDDSGGAENDSPSSSLAGSPRRDGDNFHGIDGESTMSADSENSQGSADGAVGFKEGGEEDSSSSRETDSASSAERHKMLAGTKRPPSHDDEQLLRHGKRARKAARKALLSAVRRDSKGKTHRASRRESSLPMSSMCDSRSCTPTSTATTCTAMTPGSMHMVSFHRPSKFNFDLPLDGNMDAEKRIAVLQDRLTEIRKVYMQLKAEVAVIDRRRKRAKKKESSAPVLPSISAVIVSQPGACSSPPTSPRPVEVHCS